In a single window of the Leisingera daeponensis DSM 23529 genome:
- a CDS encoding trypsin-like serine peptidase: protein MRRLLGIAAAVLMGVSAGAAAADGQRAPVQSVPGWEAVGRLNIGGRAMCTASLIAPDMVLTAAHCMYDIRTGRAVDPRSVQFEAGLNGRQSKAARRVSKVAIHAGYQHGRTGQFQTATDIAVLRLERPISADVVRPLALAAAPERGARVDVMSYSHSNATSPRLQTACQVLVARQMSLITSCRVDLGASGSPVLQSRPGRAPQLVSVISSKAELGGKRVSLAAPLGHALQALMRQAG from the coding sequence ATGAGACGTTTGCTAGGAATTGCCGCCGCTGTGCTGATGGGAGTGAGTGCCGGAGCTGCTGCCGCCGACGGGCAGCGGGCGCCAGTGCAGTCGGTGCCGGGATGGGAGGCGGTGGGCCGCCTGAACATCGGCGGCCGCGCCATGTGCACCGCCAGCCTGATCGCGCCGGACATGGTGCTGACCGCGGCGCATTGCATGTATGACATCCGCACCGGCCGGGCCGTGGACCCGCGCAGCGTCCAGTTCGAGGCGGGGCTGAACGGCCGCCAGTCGAAGGCGGCGCGCAGGGTGTCCAAGGTGGCGATCCACGCAGGCTACCAGCATGGCCGGACCGGCCAGTTCCAGACCGCCACCGATATCGCGGTGCTGCGGCTGGAGCGCCCGATCAGCGCCGATGTGGTGCGCCCGCTGGCGCTGGCCGCCGCACCGGAGCGGGGCGCGCGCGTCGATGTGATGTCCTATTCCCACAGCAATGCCACCTCGCCGCGGCTGCAAACCGCCTGCCAGGTGCTGGTGGCCCGCCAGATGTCGCTGATCACCAGCTGCCGCGTCGATCTTGGCGCCTCCGGCTCGCCGGTGCTCCAGTCCCGCCCGGGCCGCGCGCCGCAGCTGGTGTCGGTGATCTCCTCCAAGGCGGAGCTGGGCGGCAAGCGGGTGTCGCTGGCAGCCCCGCTGGGCCACGCGCTGCAGGCGCTGATGCGGCAGGCGGGCTGA
- the arsH gene encoding arsenical resistance protein ArsH, whose amino-acid sequence MPDSLDLSDLPGIAAGQLHPIDADALAAPGDPRHPPRILLLYGSLREVSYSRKAAEEAARVLRALGCETRMFDPSGLPLPDDAGAAEHPKVAELRELAVWSEGMVWSSPERHGAMTGIMKLQIDWLPLSLQGGIRTTQGKTLAVMQVSGGSQSFNAVNQMRILGRWMRMVTIPNQSSIPKAWLEFEEGERLSDGPFYRRLVDVMEELVKFTWLVRGRKDYLVDRYSERVESAEDVHKRVSQK is encoded by the coding sequence GTGCCTGACAGCCTGGATCTGAGCGATCTGCCCGGCATTGCGGCGGGGCAGCTGCATCCAATTGACGCGGACGCGCTGGCCGCGCCCGGCGATCCGCGCCACCCGCCGCGCATCCTGCTGCTCTACGGCTCCCTGCGCGAGGTGAGCTATTCCCGCAAGGCGGCGGAGGAGGCGGCGCGGGTGCTGCGCGCGCTGGGCTGCGAGACGCGGATGTTCGACCCCTCCGGCCTGCCGTTGCCCGACGATGCGGGCGCGGCGGAGCATCCCAAGGTGGCGGAGCTGCGCGAGCTGGCGGTCTGGTCCGAGGGTATGGTCTGGTCCAGCCCGGAGCGCCACGGCGCGATGACCGGCATCATGAAGCTGCAGATCGACTGGCTGCCGCTGTCCTTGCAGGGCGGCATCCGCACCACCCAAGGCAAGACGCTGGCGGTGATGCAGGTCTCCGGCGGCTCGCAAAGCTTCAACGCGGTCAACCAGATGCGCATCCTGGGCCGCTGGATGCGGATGGTGACGATTCCCAACCAAAGCTCGATCCCCAAGGCGTGGCTGGAGTTCGAAGAGGGCGAGCGTCTGTCTGACGGGCCGTTCTACCGCCGTCTGGTGGATGTGATGGAGGAGCTGGTGAAGTTCACCTGGCTGGTGCGGGGGCGCAAGGACTACCTTGTCGACCGTTACTCCGAACGGGTGGAAAGCGCTGAGGACGTGCATAAGCGGGTGTCGCAGAAGTAA
- a CDS encoding thymidine kinase, translated as MAKLYFNYSTMNAGKSTVLLQASHNYRENRMDTYLLTAKLDDRAGAGRIASRIGIGEEADMFSAGDDLYQRIEQRLAHGPVAAIFVDEAQFLEPEQVWQLARVVDDLRVPVLAYGLRVDFQGKLFPGSATLLALADEMREVRTICHCGKKATMVVRQDEQGQVLTEGDQVQIGGNETYVSLCRRHWREAVGSR; from the coding sequence ATGGCCAAGCTCTATTTCAATTACTCCACCATGAACGCGGGCAAATCGACGGTGCTGCTGCAGGCCTCGCACAACTACCGCGAAAACCGCATGGACACTTACCTGCTGACAGCGAAGCTGGATGACCGGGCCGGCGCGGGCCGGATCGCCTCGCGCATCGGCATCGGCGAAGAGGCCGACATGTTCTCGGCCGGCGACGACCTGTATCAGCGCATCGAGCAGCGCCTGGCACACGGCCCGGTAGCGGCCATCTTCGTGGACGAGGCGCAGTTCCTGGAACCGGAGCAGGTCTGGCAGCTGGCCCGCGTGGTCGACGACCTGCGGGTGCCGGTGCTCGCTTACGGCCTGCGGGTGGATTTCCAAGGCAAGCTGTTTCCCGGCTCCGCCACCCTTTTGGCGCTGGCGGATGAGATGCGCGAGGTGCGCACCATCTGCCATTGCGGCAAGAAGGCCACCATGGTGGTGCGCCAGGACGAGCAGGGACAGGTGCTGACCGAAGGCGACCAGGTGCAGATCGGCGGCAACGAGACCTATGTGTCGCTGTGCCGCCGCCACTGGCGCGAGGCCGTCGGCAGCCGCTAG
- a CDS encoding 2-hydroxyacid dehydrogenase gives MKIWIARPMTAAVTARAREAFAGLEIRETNAVMSEAEMLRALKEFDIVVPTLGDRFTAEIFAKAGTPRCKLLANFGVGYNHIDVEAARAAGVEVTNTPGAVTDATADIAMTLILMSARRASEGERMLRSGAWDGWHPTQMLGLHATGKRVGIAGMGRIGQAIARRCHFGFGMDVSYVARSTKELDFPADRAESLLAMAGQVDFLVVAVPGGPETRHLINAEVLNAMQPHAHLINIARGEVVEEAALIDALQNRRIGGAGLDVYEFEPKVPQALIDLDNATLLPHLGTATEEVRSNMGHMALDNAAAYLAGEALPNRV, from the coding sequence ATGAAAATCTGGATTGCGCGGCCGATGACGGCAGCGGTCACGGCGCGGGCGCGGGAGGCCTTTGCCGGTCTGGAGATCCGTGAGACCAACGCGGTGATGAGCGAGGCGGAGATGCTGCGCGCGCTCAAGGAGTTCGACATCGTGGTGCCGACGCTGGGCGACAGGTTCACGGCAGAGATCTTTGCCAAGGCGGGCACGCCGCGCTGCAAGCTGCTGGCCAACTTCGGCGTCGGTTACAACCATATCGACGTGGAGGCGGCGCGGGCCGCTGGCGTCGAGGTGACCAACACGCCGGGCGCTGTCACCGATGCCACCGCCGATATCGCGATGACGCTGATCCTGATGTCGGCGCGCCGCGCCTCGGAAGGCGAGCGGATGCTGCGCAGCGGCGCGTGGGACGGCTGGCACCCGACCCAGATGCTGGGGCTGCACGCCACCGGCAAGCGCGTCGGCATCGCCGGCATGGGCCGGATCGGCCAGGCAATTGCGCGGCGCTGCCACTTCGGCTTTGGCATGGATGTGTCTTACGTGGCGCGTTCGACCAAGGAACTGGATTTTCCGGCGGACCGGGCAGAGAGCCTGTTGGCGATGGCGGGGCAGGTGGATTTCCTGGTCGTCGCAGTGCCGGGCGGGCCTGAGACCCGTCACCTGATCAACGCCGAGGTGCTGAACGCGATGCAGCCCCACGCGCATCTGATCAATATCGCGCGCGGCGAAGTGGTGGAGGAGGCGGCGCTGATCGATGCGCTGCAGAACCGCCGCATCGGCGGCGCGGGCCTTGATGTCTATGAGTTCGAGCCCAAGGTGCCGCAGGCGCTGATCGATCTGGACAACGCCACCCTGCTGCCGCATCTGGGCACCGCCACCGAGGAGGTGCGCAGCAATATGGGGCATATGGCGCTCGACAATGCCGCGGCGTACCTGGCCGGAGAGGCGCTGCCCAACCGGGTCTGA
- a CDS encoding tRNA-binding protein codes for MAEISFDDFLKVDVRVGEVVRAEPFPEARKPAIKLWVDFGGEIGVKKSSAQITAHYMPETLVGKQVLAVVNFPPRQIGTFMSEILVLGLPDENGEIFLAGPDGKVPLGGRMH; via the coding sequence GTGGCTGAGATTTCCTTTGACGATTTCCTGAAGGTCGACGTCCGCGTCGGCGAAGTGGTCCGTGCGGAGCCGTTTCCCGAGGCGCGCAAGCCGGCCATCAAGCTGTGGGTCGATTTCGGGGGCGAAATCGGCGTAAAAAAGAGCTCAGCGCAGATTACGGCGCATTACATGCCGGAAACGCTGGTGGGCAAGCAGGTTCTGGCCGTCGTAAACTTCCCGCCGCGGCAGATCGGCACGTTCATGTCAGAGATCCTGGTTCTGGGCCTGCCGGACGAAAACGGAGAGATATTCCTGGCGGGTCCCGACGGAAAGGTCCCGCTGGGCGGGAGGATGCACTGA
- the proC gene encoding pyrroline-5-carboxylate reductase: protein MDMQEIAARGLVLLGCGKMGSAMLAGWLEGGLPAASVWVIDPNPSDWLKGTGVHLNAELPKAPGIVLIAVKPQMMGEALPTLQSYGNGQTLFISVAAGTSIATFQNILGAETPIVRAMPNTPAAVGRGITAIIGNAHAAPKDLERAEGLLQAVGQTVRLENEGQMDAVTGVSGSGPAYVFHLIETLAAAGEAQGLPAELAMQLAKATVAGAGALAEAAEDSPGQLRVNVTSPNGTTQAALEVLMDEQDGFPALLKRAVAAATERSKELSRG, encoded by the coding sequence ATGGACATGCAAGAGATTGCCGCGCGCGGCCTGGTGCTGCTGGGCTGCGGCAAGATGGGATCGGCGATGCTGGCCGGCTGGCTGGAGGGCGGGCTGCCCGCAGCTTCGGTCTGGGTGATTGATCCCAACCCCTCGGACTGGCTGAAGGGGACCGGCGTTCACCTGAATGCCGAACTGCCCAAGGCGCCGGGTATCGTGCTGATCGCGGTGAAGCCGCAGATGATGGGCGAGGCGCTGCCTACGCTGCAAAGCTACGGCAACGGCCAAACGCTGTTCATTTCGGTGGCGGCGGGCACCTCGATTGCCACATTCCAGAACATTCTGGGGGCCGAAACCCCGATCGTGCGGGCGATGCCGAACACCCCGGCTGCGGTGGGGCGCGGCATCACCGCAATCATCGGCAACGCCCACGCGGCGCCCAAGGATCTGGAGCGGGCCGAGGGGCTGTTGCAAGCTGTCGGGCAGACCGTGCGGCTGGAGAACGAGGGCCAGATGGATGCGGTCACGGGCGTCAGCGGCTCCGGCCCGGCCTATGTGTTCCACCTGATCGAGACGCTGGCCGCCGCGGGCGAGGCGCAGGGCCTGCCGGCGGAGCTGGCGATGCAGCTGGCCAAGGCCACTGTCGCAGGCGCCGGCGCGCTGGCGGAGGCGGCAGAGGACAGCCCCGGCCAGCTGCGCGTCAACGTGACCAGCCCCAATGGCACTACCCAGGCCGCGCTGGAGGTTCTGATGGATGAGCAGGACGGCTTCCCGGCCTTGCTGAAGCGTGCGGTTGCGGCGGCAACGGAGCGGTCCAAGGAGCTGTCGCGTGGCTGA
- a CDS encoding YbjN domain-containing protein produces MALSELHLDEDIHPIDIVETVASHHDWDFDRVGDDQIAMAVEGQWRTYSLTLAWSGYEECLRLVCSFEMEPPEAELPRLYELINQMNDQCWEGSFTYWADHKLMLFRYGLMLTGGQMASPQQIDAMLNAAVANAERYYPAIQLAVWGKRSPQEAMQVAIAEAYGRA; encoded by the coding sequence ATGGCACTATCCGAGCTTCACCTGGACGAAGACATCCATCCCATCGACATCGTCGAAACTGTGGCCTCGCACCACGACTGGGACTTTGACCGGGTCGGGGACGATCAGATCGCGATGGCGGTGGAAGGGCAGTGGCGCACCTATTCGCTGACGCTGGCCTGGTCGGGCTATGAGGAATGCCTGCGGCTGGTCTGCAGCTTTGAGATGGAGCCGCCGGAAGCGGAGCTGCCGCGGCTTTATGAGCTGATCAACCAGATGAACGACCAGTGCTGGGAAGGGTCCTTTACCTATTGGGCCGATCACAAGCTGATGCTGTTCCGCTATGGCTTGATGCTGACCGGCGGCCAGATGGCCAGCCCGCAGCAGATCGACGCGATGCTGAACGCCGCGGTGGCCAATGCGGAGCGCTACTATCCGGCGATCCAGCTGGCGGTCTGGGGCAAGCGCAGCCCGCAGGAGGCGATGCAGGTCGCCATTGCAGAGGCTTACGGGCGGGCGTAA
- a CDS encoding 2OG-Fe(II) oxygenase has product MVAVYSVPSAFSTQECAEILRKVEAEPDNEARLVGQTRDHNLRRASVVWLDDVPGTGWVMERLITLVRRANREQFNFDLREFAESPQAASYKDSDNGHFTWHSDIGDGPVAGKRKLTLVVQLSKPGSYDGGDLEIMPGAHVVTASRVLGSATVFPSFLLHQVTPVTRGTRQSLTVWAHGPAFR; this is encoded by the coding sequence ATGGTTGCGGTCTATTCGGTGCCCAGTGCGTTCAGCACGCAGGAGTGCGCGGAGATTTTGCGGAAAGTGGAGGCGGAGCCGGACAACGAGGCGCGGCTGGTGGGCCAGACCCGCGATCACAACCTGCGCCGGGCCAGCGTGGTGTGGCTGGACGATGTGCCGGGCACCGGCTGGGTGATGGAGCGGCTGATCACACTGGTGCGGCGGGCCAACCGGGAGCAGTTCAACTTTGACCTGCGCGAATTTGCCGAAAGCCCGCAGGCCGCCAGCTACAAGGACAGTGATAACGGCCATTTCACCTGGCACTCCGACATTGGCGACGGGCCGGTGGCGGGCAAGCGCAAGCTGACGCTGGTGGTGCAGCTGAGCAAGCCGGGCTCTTATGACGGCGGCGATCTGGAGATCATGCCGGGCGCCCATGTGGTCACTGCCAGCCGGGTGCTGGGCAGCGCCACGGTGTTTCCGAGCTTTCTGCTGCATCAGGTGACGCCGGTCACCCGCGGCACGCGCCAGTCGCTGACCGTCTGGGCGCACGGGCCCGCCTTCCGCTGA
- a CDS encoding accessory factor UbiK family protein yields the protein MQTRNKILDDISQLMTNAMGVAQGAKDEAETALKSMIDRWLADRDFVTREEFDAVRAMAQKAREENEALKARLDALEAKDKA from the coding sequence ATGCAGACCCGCAACAAGATCCTGGACGATATTTCGCAGCTGATGACCAATGCGATGGGCGTGGCCCAGGGCGCCAAGGACGAAGCAGAGACCGCGTTGAAGAGCATGATCGACCGCTGGCTGGCCGACCGTGACTTTGTCACCCGCGAGGAATTCGACGCGGTGCGCGCGATGGCGCAGAAGGCGCGCGAGGAAAACGAAGCGCTGAAGGCGCGCCTGGACGCGCTGGAGGCGAAAGACAAGGCCTGA
- the lgt gene encoding prolipoprotein diacylglyceryl transferase produces the protein MQALIQFPDLSPEIFSIAIGSFEFALRWYALAYIAGIVIAWRLAVAALRRPGLWPASQPPMRPEQVEDLLTWIILGVILGGRLGFVLFYQPAYYLANPAEILKIWQGGMAFHGGLIGVVLATLIFAARHNIPKLQIADLVAHTVPPGLLLGRLANFINAELWGRPTDLPWGVAFPGPAAQDCGQALGELCARHPSQLYEALMEGLILGAVLLYLAWRRGAFHTPGRLLGVFLAGYGLARFLVEFVRQPDAQFVTPGNPLGLAWQIDGFGLTQGQALSLPMIAIGLYFLIRARHTARSPA, from the coding sequence ATGCAGGCCTTGATCCAATTCCCCGACCTTTCGCCCGAGATTTTCTCAATTGCCATCGGCAGCTTCGAATTTGCCCTGCGCTGGTACGCGCTGGCCTATATCGCCGGCATCGTCATCGCCTGGCGCCTGGCGGTGGCCGCGCTGCGCCGCCCCGGCTTATGGCCCGCCAGCCAGCCGCCGATGCGCCCCGAGCAGGTCGAGGACCTGCTGACCTGGATCATCCTCGGGGTGATCCTGGGCGGGCGCCTGGGGTTTGTGCTGTTCTACCAGCCGGCCTATTACCTGGCGAACCCCGCCGAGATCCTGAAGATCTGGCAGGGCGGCATGGCCTTTCACGGCGGGCTGATCGGCGTGGTGCTGGCCACCCTGATCTTTGCCGCGCGCCACAATATCCCGAAATTGCAGATCGCCGACCTGGTCGCCCACACGGTGCCGCCGGGGCTGCTGCTGGGGCGGCTCGCGAATTTCATCAATGCTGAGCTGTGGGGCCGCCCGACGGACCTGCCCTGGGGCGTCGCCTTCCCCGGCCCGGCCGCGCAGGACTGCGGCCAGGCGCTGGGAGAGCTTTGCGCCCGCCACCCCTCGCAGCTCTACGAGGCGCTGATGGAGGGGCTGATCCTCGGCGCGGTGCTGCTGTACCTCGCCTGGCGCCGGGGCGCCTTCCACACCCCGGGCCGCCTCCTGGGGGTGTTTCTTGCGGGCTATGGACTCGCCCGGTTCCTGGTCGAATTCGTCCGCCAGCCGGATGCCCAGTTCGTCACCCCCGGCAACCCGCTGGGGCTGGCCTGGCAGATTGACGGCTTCGGCCTCACCCAGGGACAGGCGCTGTCGCTGCCGATGATCGCGATCGGCCTTTATTTCCTGATCCGCGCCCGCCACACCGCCCGGAGCCCGGCATGA
- a CDS encoding class I SAM-dependent methyltransferase — MSLMDHLSARIRADGPMSVAEYMGDCLLHPQFGYYTTRDPLGAQGDFTTAPEISQMFGELLGLALAQAWMDQGSPAPFTLAELGPGRGTLMADLLRATRGVPGFHAAMQIHLVEASPALRAAQAKALEGYAPAWLDSADNLPDQPLFLIANEFFDALPIRQFLRAGGGWSEKRIGLTDGALSFGLTPAAPQPALAHRLADTRDGDLVEICEPAAPITQSIAARIAAHGGAALIVDYGDWRALGDTLQALRAHEPADPLQTPGEADLTAHVDFEALANAAKTAGCAFTRLTPQGVFLERLGITDRARALAAPLQGGSLETLIAAHRRLTHPEEMGNLFKVLGLYPSQAAPPPGLNI, encoded by the coding sequence ATGAGCCTGATGGACCACCTCTCCGCCCGCATCCGGGCGGATGGCCCGATGTCCGTGGCGGAGTACATGGGCGACTGCCTGCTGCACCCGCAGTTCGGCTATTACACCACCCGCGACCCGCTGGGCGCGCAGGGCGATTTCACCACCGCGCCGGAAATCAGCCAGATGTTCGGCGAGCTGCTGGGCCTTGCCCTGGCGCAGGCCTGGATGGATCAGGGATCGCCGGCGCCATTCACGCTCGCAGAACTCGGCCCCGGCCGCGGCACCCTGATGGCAGACCTGTTGCGCGCCACCCGCGGCGTGCCCGGCTTCCATGCCGCGATGCAGATCCATCTGGTCGAGGCTTCGCCCGCCCTGCGCGCCGCCCAGGCCAAGGCGCTGGAGGGCTATGCGCCCGCATGGCTGGACAGCGCGGACAACCTGCCCGATCAGCCGCTCTTCCTGATCGCAAACGAGTTCTTCGATGCCCTGCCCATCCGCCAGTTCCTGCGCGCAGGCGGCGGCTGGAGCGAAAAGCGCATCGGCCTCACGGACGGCGCGCTCAGCTTCGGCCTCACGCCGGCAGCGCCGCAGCCCGCGCTGGCGCACCGGCTGGCGGACACCCGCGACGGCGATCTGGTCGAGATCTGCGAGCCCGCCGCCCCCATTACCCAGTCCATCGCCGCCCGAATCGCCGCCCATGGCGGCGCCGCGCTGATCGTGGACTACGGCGACTGGCGGGCGCTGGGGGACACGTTGCAGGCCCTGCGGGCGCATGAACCCGCCGATCCGCTGCAAACCCCGGGAGAGGCCGATCTGACGGCCCATGTGGATTTCGAAGCGCTGGCAAACGCCGCGAAAACCGCTGGTTGCGCCTTCACCCGCCTTACGCCCCAAGGGGTATTCCTCGAACGGCTCGGCATCACCGATCGCGCCCGCGCGCTGGCCGCGCCGCTGCAGGGCGGCAGCCTGGAAACCCTGATCGCCGCACATCGGCGGTTGACGCACCCGGAGGAAATGGGAAACCTGTTCAAAGTCCTAGGCCTCTACCCTTCGCAGGCCGCCCCTCCGCCGGGATTGAACATATGA
- the pgeF gene encoding peptidoglycan editing factor PgeF, with protein MTLEILTSDLLGPVRHGFFTRRGGASSGIYHGLNCGLGSTDQREAVRINRTRVAAAMEVPPENLSAVHQVHSADVAVITEPSQDRPQADAMVTNVPGLALSILTADCQPVLFSDPEAGVIGAAHAGWRGTLDGVLEATLEAMEGLGARRENTAAVIGPTISQRAYEVGPEFFEDFMMQDERYARFFANGEDGRYLFDLPGLGLHKLREAGAGAAEWTRHCTYSDPEKFFSYRRATHAKEADYGRLISCIRL; from the coding sequence ATGACGCTTGAAATTCTGACGTCCGATCTGCTTGGCCCGGTGCGGCACGGGTTCTTCACCCGCAGGGGCGGTGCGTCCTCAGGCATCTACCACGGCCTGAACTGCGGCCTCGGCTCCACCGACCAGCGCGAGGCGGTGCGGATCAACCGCACCCGGGTGGCCGCCGCGATGGAGGTGCCGCCGGAGAACCTGAGCGCGGTGCATCAGGTCCACAGCGCCGATGTCGCCGTCATCACCGAACCCTCGCAGGACCGCCCGCAGGCCGATGCGATGGTCACCAACGTGCCGGGGCTGGCGCTGTCGATCCTGACCGCAGACTGCCAGCCGGTGCTGTTTTCCGATCCCGAAGCAGGGGTCATCGGCGCCGCCCACGCGGGCTGGCGCGGCACCCTGGACGGGGTGCTGGAAGCCACCCTGGAAGCCATGGAGGGCCTTGGCGCGCGGCGCGAAAACACCGCCGCGGTGATCGGCCCGACGATCTCCCAGCGCGCCTATGAGGTGGGGCCGGAGTTCTTTGAGGACTTCATGATGCAGGACGAGCGCTACGCCCGCTTCTTTGCCAACGGCGAAGACGGCCGCTACCTGTTCGACCTGCCGGGCCTCGGCCTGCACAAGCTGCGCGAGGCCGGCGCCGGCGCCGCGGAATGGACCCGCCACTGCACCTATTCGGACCCGGAGAAATTCTTTTCCTACCGCCGCGCGACCCACGCGAAAGAGGCCGACTACGGCCGCCTGATCTCCTGCATCCGGCTTTAA